The DNA sequence CTTTGTCACCAGCAAGCTCTGACAAGCGAAGAGAGGGAGTGTGTTACAAGAGGTAGCTAATATAAAGAGTGCTGTACGAGAGAGGAGTGTCTGAAGGACTTTTCTTTTTACTCAAGACTGAAGCCAAAAGACATAAAAGTGgacaaacagaacagaacatagGCGAGAAGAGGACATTTGCACCTCATTTACTGCTGTCACTGCTGTGGTTCACGTGCTTGTACTGCCTGTACACACATGGACGGTtaatttgttttgctctttttGTTTACTCCATCTGTCACTCAAAGCTCGTGGGTTGGACGTGGGTTAGTTTGATTTTCCTGACACATTACATCATCGGGGCCAAAACGTCAGGGTATTTTCGGAGAGGATCTGTTTTCCTTTCATTTCCTCTCAGTAAATGAGATGTgtatgagagtgtgtgttttttgtgtgaAGCAGTGTGTTTTGTTAGCCATGTAAATGATCTTTCTACTTGCCTTTCTAGTGGGAAAATCTTGTTTGGAGAGAAAAAGAGGTTGTAGTCTTTAAAGAGCCATGTTAAGCATCTAAAAAACACTGTTACTTATTTTTACTGATCTATTGTGGAGCCTTTGCTCTGCATAGAGATATTAAACTTGCTTAAACTTCTTTACTATGTTTTGAGTGGTTTACAGCATTGCCAGAGCTCTAAAAGCagcttttttaaatgaagtacTTTCAAACTGTGCAagttattattactgttatctGAATATCTGGATGCTTCCAGAAAATCTATCTGAGCTTTTCTAAGTGGACACAGCCCTTTGTCTTGTTACGAATGCAGGATGCAACAGGATGAGGTTGTCTGGTTTAGTGAATTAGTTAAACAAGACTTATTTAGAGGTTTTTGTGTGAGATGACAAAACATCGAGTGAAGCATCAAGACCAGAGAAGCTTGGAGGGGTAAAAAAGCTGTGAGTAAAGAGGAAAGTTTGTGAGAAAACAAGGTTACAGACGTGCCATTGTATCTGGACCTCTGCCTGTTTTCAACAGCGGGAAACTAGAGGAGAGACTAGAGGGGAGAAAAATAGACACATGGACTTGAATAAACATTGCTGTGTTGGACTACTAGCAGTGAGTCAGTGATAAAGTTGTGCTGAAAGGAAAAAgagtttgtgtttatgtgtgtatgttttttttctaacagATTTATGATTACATATGTCTATGTTCAAGTCAGCACTAGGCTGTGTTCAGGTGTACACTAGTAATTGCATGGTCTTCACTAGGTTTGTTTATATGAGACAGGGGTTGCTCCATTTGGCCAAACTGCACTGTGCTGTCTGGATGGAACTCTGAAAACAGGTGATGTGTCAGGAATTTCCCATATTAGAAAGACATCAGCTGTTCTGTTGGCTACGTTATTCAAGGTGCTTTCCAGAATCATCATCAGGTAGCATCACCTCCATAACCAGCAACACTACTGTGTCTGTTTGATCCAGACTCTCTACGTCAAGACTCTTTGTGAGCCTCTCTCCTTActtaaatctgtttaaaagaCAGTTTGGGCTCAGATTTGGCACCATGAGGTTCGTTTGCTTAGTACTGACGGCCCTGTGCATGGTGGCTGGAACGGGCAGTATGTCCACCTGCAAAACTCTGGACCTGGAGGTGGTGAAGAAGAAACGAATAGAGGCTATCCGTGGTCAGATCCTCAGCAAATTGCGCATGGCCAAAGAGCCTGAAGCTGAGATAGATGATGTTGGACAGAAGATCCCAGATTCCTTGCTTTCTTTGTACAACAGCACTGTTGAACTGAGCGAAGAAATGAAGCTGAAGACTGTCCCTCTGCAGGCTGAAGATGAGGACTACTTTGGCAAGGAGGTGCACAAGTTCATCATCCGGCAAGGTAAGAACTTGGAGGTGTCCTCTTTCTGacttctttagagatataatctAACATCATGTCCTATTCATTTATGACAGTGTTGTGtggtaagatatttttgcaTAATTATCACTGTATAACTGCATAATTTCTATACAATGTGTGCTCATGTGCGGTTTTGTACGTTTCTTTTCACATGCTAAAATAAGTTAAACTCACACTAATAttaaatgtctatttatttacttaaatggACAGTAGCCATTTAGTGGGATGAtacagtcagtcagtcaatacaaaaataaatcccTTCAGATATACCCTTTTATCTCTTACATATTATTCtcgtttatatattttatatatttttctttacagAAACAGTAGTGTCATTCAAGTATCAAAAATCCCTTTTTTCTATCTCTGTGAAAAGCAGAGTTCAGttatgttaattaatgttaagtTTTCTAATGAACTTCAGCCATTATAGAGGCGCTAGGCAGCATTTTTCCTCCATTGCCCTCAGATTATGTATGGTATTTTAATAGCCTAGTTGTTATTGCTGTTGGCTTCATGCATTAGATTGTTAAACTCAAAGGTTTAACAACAAGTTCTTGCTAGGGGGTTGAACATTTTGAGAATACTTCGGTCTGTTTGATCTGAACAATTAGGTTGCACGATCACACTGATAGCAGTTTGTTCAcatttttttcactgtttttgtcTTAAACCTGTTGTTAATTCATTGCCACATATGATGGGGAACTAATTTCGCATTTGACGCTTACCAGTCACTTGCTTTCATCCCCCACTATCCCCACCCTCTGTTCCTCTTTTACTCCTTAACCACTTCTAACTCGTCAGACATAAACATCAGGCCTGTTATCCGATGCACACGTCATGAATAAAGACCTCTATAAAAGGAGATGGGGCTTGCTTGAAGGATGAAAACCAAGAACAAAGAGACAGAGAAATACATGAGAGAAAATGGTGATAAGGGTAGACGAGTCAGATTTGCTATCCTTCTCACtaattctgttttctttttgtgtgttccTCTGGGGGTAGGGGCTTTCCTGTAACTTGAGCTTTCTCTCTCTattctgtgtttttgtcttttctctCATTTCTTTCCCTCCTTTATCAGTCTGACAGTCCCATTTGACAGGAAAGAGGGTTGCTTGTTTCTGAGGTGTGACTAAGATTGCGAGGAAATAGTCCTAAATAGCAACCATTCCTGCTCTTGCAATTCCCCTTGAGGGACAAAACTCTTCtttatgttttgtgtttgcATAAAGCTTCTTACATTTGTTTAAGGTGGAATACATTGATGCAATTGCAAGGCCTCCCACACTAAGTATTTACAACCATCAGTAATGTAGTAATTGCATTCTTTCGCAATACAACATTACACAACATCACACTCCGCAATCGGAGCCACAATTGTTTGTGAATACCTAGGTTTTTACATTTACTGAAGAATATTGTGCTTGAACCAAGGAAAACCACCCTGCTGCACTGCtagggtggttgccagggtgttgcacTGCAGTTGCTAAGATTTTGataagtgttttaaaaacattgctgtgtggttgctagggtgttctgggatGTTGCTGGGTGGTTACAAGCAACACTACATAATTTGAGGTATAATTCTTGTCTGCAGCATAAACAGTGTGGGGTGTGGGGTCAGTTATGtggcaaaatgttttatttagggTTAGAGGTTGTTCTACTAGCAGAAATAGCATGCTTGCTTTACAAAAaccaatatattaatatatattatatatttatgatttatattgttgcaatacatttaaatgcatttaagaatacaataaaatatttttggccTGTTGAACATGAACAGAAAAacgctaacactttacaataaggttcattagttaaacattagttaatgtattaactaacatgaactaaccatgggcaatacatttgttactgtatgtacttcgttaactttagttaatgaaaatacagttgttcattgtttgttcatcttagttcacagtgcattaactaacattaacaagattttaataatgtattagtaaatgttaaaattaacattaacaaagattaataaattctgtataagtgcagttcattattagttcatgttaactaatgtagttaactaatgttaactaatgaaccttattgtaaagtgttaccagaaaaaCATATTATGTATAGTGTTGTCCATTTTGAAATAGGTCTGTCAGAACCACTAACTTTAGCAATGAatgtatgttaaaatatttttcaggattacaGATTTGCTTTTGCAGGAATTGCTGTCATCATCTATGGTGTTCCTATCCTTCTACCCATTAAGACTTTTTCAGTAGCATAGTTGTTTGGCTTGACAAAGAGCTACATTGCAGATTTTGTCAAATTGTATCACACATACATGACACTCAGGGCAGACCCAAAACTGGTTGCCGATTTTGCCATCAACACTTGTCTATGTCTCGAGCATGTGTACTGACCACAgctataaaacaaaacaaaaaagttatactAGTTTGAAACTAATAGTATCAGgctgcattatttttatttgaaacctttatttttccTTATAGCTTGCTACACTTGATATCTTTTAGTTGAAGGTAGAAAGAGATTTTGCCTTCTAGCTAGTACTGACCATACAGTTGTGTAATCATAAATTATGTTGTCAAATAGAGAGCACTCTATGTACAGTCATGTCCTGCAGGCATGTCtaattttccatgtttttctTTAGACTAATCAGTCTGTTTTATTGTATATGTGCTACTTTTCATATCATGTTATTACATGTCAAAGATTGTGCTGACTGCAGAGCTCATCTGCCCGGAAAAGTGTGTCATGGCTTAATGTGATTGGAACAGAATAGTTAAGAAAAGAGAGAGTTGTGATTCTATGCAAGGCGACGGTAAGAGGACAGGAAGGGTAAAGCATGTGTTGGAAAGGCAGATTTTTAAGCCTGCTGGAATCTGGTTGCACCCACTACTAATGATAGGTCTGTCTCAGTGCCTGTTAGGACAGCTGTCCTGAGCTTACCTGAGCACCAGCctgtgtaaacacacacacacacacacacacacacacacacacacacgcacacgcacgcgcacagacacacacacacacacacacacacacacacacacacacacacaaatcccaCTCCACCCTATTCTCTAGTAGTTCATTGAGCCTTTTTATGTGTGATCACAGGTGTTGATGCATGGAACCCATACTGAATATAATCAATACATTATATCCCTTAACAGTGGATGGTGAATAGAACATGCCATTAAAGTGTAGCACCAAGCTTATGAGAATCATCTGTTTCCCATTGCTTTAGAGAAAGATCTTAATATACTATGAAAGCATGTACAGGTCACATTTCAACGCGAGgccaaaagaaaacaaaagaaattatattaaagCATAAATATCAGCCAATCATTTATTCAAGGCCTTTTAAACCATACAAGCATGATAAGATGCAAAAGAGAACTAAATTTGGTATTGACACGCTGTCTGTGAAGCTTTTCTATGTGCACACACCTGAAATGCGGGCATagaaagcagcttcacagacaGCACGTCAGTACTGATTTGAGATCggtagtgacagcagcctaatatactgGTTGCAttttgtgtcattaatgttaatcaaagaacaaaagacaaagagaaattaactaactgctcttgactgaataacttttgaagctttaataaggataatctatatttaatttatacagtgaagaatatggcgttattttacatgtgattattttgttaaatttctGAGGTCTTTGTTACCTGAATACTAATGTTTGAACTACCTCAAAATCTTAatggcttagttcacccaaaaatgtctgtcattctgtcatttattactcaccctaatgtcgttccacacccgcaagaccttcgttcatcttcggaacacaagttaagatatttttgatgaaatccgatggctcagtgaggcctgcattgacagcaagataataaTATACTTTCaaataacactttcaaatgctcagaaaggtaccaacaatatatttcaaatggttcatgtgactacagtggttcaaccttaatgttatgaagcgatgagaatactttttgtgcgccaaaaaaaacaaacaaataacggctttattcaacaatatctagtgatggccgatttcaaaacactgcttcatgaagcttcgaagctttacaaatcttttggtttcgaatcagtggttcggatcgccaaagtcatgtgatatGTCaaaagtgtttcgaaatttcaatagctcacgtgactttggcagtttgatacacgctccaaaccactgactGATGAGCGAACCAAGGCACGCCTGCCCGGTGAAGGTCCTCGAGAGACATTTGCCGTAttcgtggagtgggtgctggggACAAACTGATCTCCATTTACCATCTGCCCCACTGAGGAGGACATTACCAGGCCCACTCTGGACCCGGAACCCAGCCAGGAGCCCACCGCAGAGACAGAGCCTGAGCCTGCTGCAATGCAAGGCCAGAGAGCAAGACCATTGCCCCAGAGCCTGAGCCTAACGAAGAGTCTGACCAGGTGCATAAGCCAGCAAGACGGCTTATGTTCCTTCTATAGGATTTCAACTGTCAAGTTCCAGTGGACATGCTTGTGGAGTACGAGAGGATTGAAAGAAGCCCTGCCCACACTGCCCATCCTCCCTCTACCACTCCCTCTACTTAAGACAGCCAGTTCCCTGGTCCCACCTCAGCTATTTTCCTTCAGTCTTGCGGATCATGTGGATCTGTCTTGAGTCTTCCAGTCTCCAACTCCACCTTGGCAAGAGGATCCCTTGGCTTTGCCTCTAGCAGCTGAACTCTTCACTCCACCTCAGCTCACTGACCAGTCAGCTCCACCTtagctcctccctccctcgactCCACATGGAACCATCATCCTTACGGCTCCACTGGGCTCCCTCATCCCTCTGGTTCTGTCTTGGTCATTCATCACTCTAGCCTGTGCCATAGACTTCCCGGCCTTCAGCTGTACTTCATCCCTCCACCCCTTTGGCTCCATCGGGCTTCGCCTTTCCTCTGATTCTGCCTTGGTCCTTAATCTAACCGGCTTATCCCCAGTCCTCTGGCACCCTGGCTCCACTCCCTGGCTCCACACTTTCTCCACTTCCACCGACTTCATCTCAGTCTGCCATTGGCTCCATCTCAGTTGATTTCTATATGTTTCCAAGTAAACATATAGCCACCAATAATGTGACACAATTACGATTAAGATTttattcaaatgaaatcataaatattaaactatGGTGTGTAACTCATCCCACACCATGGGCCTCCTCCCTATATTAAACATCAGCAAAAACAGTTAGGCTATAGCAACCCCAAACACAGCTTAATGATGGCTTTCTCTTTAAATTACAGCTTCAGCCAAAATATAGACAAGGGCAGCATATAGTAAGTCTCATTTAGACATACAACATTAATGCTGTCTTACCTGTATTGTAAACTGTGGTAGCAGTTAGCAGGTGATTCTGACTACGAACCACCTACTGAGACAGAAATAGTCCATCTGACTGAtatgaaaagataaaaaaaaaaaatcaaacaaagcaGAATATATGATTGGATGCTCATGGATACCCAGTCCCTCAAACAAAACTCTGAATATCTATCAAAGATTTGATGCCATTAACCAGGCGAATCTATGGCTTATTTTTGCTTTGGTGGTTTATCTGACAAAAAAGTGGTCTGTTGTCTGAGCTATAAAACAACCATGAACTTTTCTATTTCTCACTTTATCTCTAGCTCAGAATGGCACAAAGCATCAGATGTTTTTTAATGTATCAGAGATGAGACAGAGTATTCCAGACTACCGGCTGCTGTCTCAAGCTGAGTTAACCACTGACTGATGAGCGAACCAAGGCACGCCTGCCCGGTGAAGGTCCTCGAGAGACATTTGCCGTAttcgtggagtgggtgctggggACAAACTGATCTCCATTTACCATCTGCCCCACTGAGGAGGACATTACCAGGCCCACTCTGGACCCGGAACCCAGCCAGGAGCCCACCGCAGAGACAGAGCCTGAGCCTGCTGCAATGCAAGGCCAGAGAGCAAGACCATTGCCCCAGAGCCTGAGCCTAACGAAGAGTCTGACCAGGTGCATAAGCCAGCAAGACGGCTTATGTTCCTTCTATAGGATTTCAACTGTCAAGTTCCAGTGGACATGCTTGTGGAGTACGAGAGGATTGAAAGAAGCCCTGCCCACACTGCCCATCCTCCCTCTACCACTCCCTCTACTTAAGACAGCCAGTTCCCTGGTCCCACCTCAGCTATTTTCCTTCAGTCTTGCGGATCATGTGGATCTGTCTTGAGTCTTCCAGTCTCCAACTCCACCTTGGCAAGAGGATCCCTTGGCTTTGCCTCTAGCAGCTGAACTCTTCACTCCACCTCAGCTCACTGACCAGTCAGCTCCACCTtagctcctccctccctcgactCCACATGGAACCATCATCCTTACGGCTCCACTGGGCTCCCTCATCCCTCTGGTTCTGTCTTGGTCATTCATCACTCTAGCCTGTGCCATAGACTTCCCGGCCTTCAGCTGTACTTCATCCCTCCACCCCTTTGGCTCCATCGGGCTTCGCCTTTCCTCTGATTCTGCCTTGGTCCTTAATCTAACCGGCTTATCCCCAGTCCTCTGGCACCCTGGCTCCACTCCCTGGCTCCACACTTTCTCCACTTCCACCGACTTCATCTCAGTCTGCCATTGGCTCCATCTCAGTTGATTTCTATATGTTTCCAAGTAAACATATAGCCACCAATAATGTGACACAATTACGATTAAGATTttattcaaatgaaatcataaatattaaactatGGTGTGTAACTCATCCCACACCATGGGCCTCCTCCCTATATTAAACATCAGCAAAAACAGTTAGGCTATAGCAACCCCAAACACAGCTTAATGATGGCTTTCTCTTTAAATTACAGCTTCAGCCAAAATATAGACAAGGGCAGCATATAGTAAGTCTCATTTAGACATACAACATTAATGCTGTCTTACCTGTATTGTAAACTGTGGTAGCAGTTAGCAGGTGATTCTGACTACGAACCACCTACTGAGACAGAAATAGTCCATCTGACTGAtatgaaaagataaaaaaaaaaaatcaaacaaagcaGAATATATGATTGGATGCTCATGGATACCCAGTCCCTCAAACAAAACTCTGAATATCTATCAAAGATTTGATGCCATTAACCAGGCGAATCTATGGCTTATTTTTGCTTTGGTGGTTTATCTGACAAAAAAGTGGTCTGTTGTCTGAGCTATAAAACAACCATGAACTTTTCTATTTCTCACTTTATCTCTAGCTCAGAATGGCACAAAGCATCAGATGTTTTTTAATGTATCAGAGATGAGACAGAGTATTCCAGACTACCGGCTGCTGTCTCAAGCTGAGTTACGGCTTCGGATTAAGAATCCCACCATGGACCAAGAGCAGAGGCTGGAACTGTATCGTGGAGTAGGTGATCAGGCTCGATATCTGGGCACCCGCTTTGTCTCCAAGGATTGGTCCAATCGCTGGCTCTCATTTGATGTGAAACAGACGATGACAGAATGGCTGCAGAGTTCAGGTAAGGTCAT is a window from the Ctenopharyngodon idella isolate HZGC_01 chromosome 15, HZGC01, whole genome shotgun sequence genome containing:
- the tgfb1a gene encoding transforming growth factor, beta 1a isoform X1 — encoded protein: MRFVCLVLTALCMVAGTGSMSTCKTLDLEVVKKKRIEAIRGQILSKLRMAKEPEAEIDDVGQKIPDSLLSLYNSTVELSEEMKLKTVPLQAEDEDYFGKEVHKFIIRQAQNGTKHQMFFNVSEMRQSIPDYRLLSQAELRLRIKNPTMDQEQRLELYRGVGDQARYLGTRFVSKDWSNRWLSFDVKQTMTEWLQSSEDEESLELRLYCGCKTDQQSTDKFLFTISGLDKQRGDTASLADMMVKPYILALSLPSNGNSLASVRRKRDVGTDVTCDEKTETCCMRKLYIDFRKDLGWKWIHKPKGYYANYCMGSCTYIWNAENKYSQILALYKHHNPGASAQPCCVPAVLDPLPILYYVGRQNKVEQLSNMVVRSCKCS